The segment TGGGGGCATCGGGTGCAGGTAAAACGACGCTCGTGAATTTAATTCCACGATTTTATGATCCTCAAGCAGGAGAAATCTGGATTGATGGCACGAACATTCGCGATGTCTCGCTGAAAAGTTTGCGGCATCAAATCGGGATTGTGCCGCAGGAAACGATTTTGTTTACGGGAACGATCGCGCAAAATATCGCCTTTGGACAACTCGATTTTGATATGAATGCAGTTCGAGAAGCTGCCAAGATTGCCAATGCTCATCAGTTTATTAGTCAATTCCCCGATGGCTATGAAACTTGGGTCGGTGAGCGAGGAGTAAATTTATCGGGAGGACAGCGGCAGCGGTTAGCGATCGCGCGGGCGGTGCTGCTCAATCCTCGGATCTTGATTCTCGACGAAGCAACTTCAGCGTTGGATTCAGAATCCGAAGCTTTGGTTCAAGAAGCTTTAGAACGCATTATGCAAGGTCGAACTGTGTTTATCATCGCGCATCGTTTAGCGACGGTGAGACGCGTCGATCGCATTCTGGTCATGGAGAAAGGACGAGTTGTAGAGTCTGGAACTCATACAGAATTGCTCGCAGAAGGCGGACGATATGCACGATTCTATGCACAGCAGTTTAGCTAAGCTTCACGTTTACCATCTGTGGAGCAACGATCGGGTGTCATTTTGATTGTTCTATAGCAATCCGGTTTGAGGTGTAGAGGCTAAGAAGAGTAGGGAGTAGGGAGCTAATCCAGAGAACTACTCCCCACTTCACAACTGATTTGGAATTGCGATTTATAGGTTTCGATCATGACCCTACCCATTAAATGCCTGACTCAACCCTTGATGGATGCGATCGCTGAACAAGCCCGCACGAGTCCTCGCCATCGCAAGAACTACAATTTTCATGAGCATAGCGACATTGTTCAACGCTTTCTCAATGTTTTGCAGCCTGAAACTTATGTTCGCCCACACCGCCATGTTCGCCCAGAAGGTAAGAGTGGCTTTGAATTCTTTCTAGTGTTGCAAGGCGCGATCGGTATTCTGATTTTAGATGGATCCGGAGAAGTCATTCATACCGAGAAAATTAGCGCAACTGGAACGACTAGAGGAGTAGAACTTGGAGAAGGCATGTTTCACACTTTGATCGCGCTTGAGCCAGATACCGTCATGTTTGAGTTAAAAGAAGGACCTTACATGCCGATCGAAGACAAGGACTTTCTGCAAACTTTTCCTTTAGAAAATACAGCCGAAGCTCAACAGTGGATTCAAACTTGGATGCAACATTTTCAGTAGTACTGTGCAGGTGCATCTATTCAGAATCGATCGTAGAACGAGACTTCAACTTGAGTCTATTGCTCAAGCAAAATTGAAGTGAGCTTTTCGGAATACTAAAGTTCTGATTCATGGCAACCTTCTTTTACTGTCAGTCGCTTCTGAGTCAAAGCGCAATGTGCTTACACTCCAGTCGAACCGAATCCACCTGCTCCGCGAATAGTGTCAGATAAACGATCGACTTCTTCAAGCTCTGCGCGAATCACAGGCACAATGACCATTTGGGCAATTTTCATATGCTTCAGCACCTTGAAAGATTCTTGCCCATGATTGATCAAAATCACTCCAATTTCACCTCGATAGCCTGCATCAACTGTGCCTGGAGTATTGAGAACCGTAATCGAATGCTTCAGTGCTAGCCCACTTCTCGGACGAATTTGGGCTTCAGTTCCGAGCGGTAGCTCGATCGCGATTCCTGTTCCAATCAGCGCTGTCTTTCCAGGAGGAATGTCTTGCTCTTCTAGCGCAAACAGATCCAAACCTGAATCATCTTCATGTTCGTATCGGGGTAGCTTAGCAGAGTCTACTAGCTTGACAAGTTTTACTTTTGCGCTTTGCATACCTTACAACATTAGCTTGACATCGCATATCGAACCAACTGACATAATCGCTGTCTGAGTGTTTCCAGCCCTAGTCGCTCATGGGCTGAGATAAATGCGGCTTGAGGAAACTCTTCGCGAGCGATCGCTAATTGTTCTGCATCGACTTGATCGATTTTATTAAACGCTAAGAGTGCAGGCCCCGGTGTAATAGGCATCTCACCCAGAATGTGCATCACCGATCGAATCTGACTTTGCCAAGCCGGATGCGACAGATCCACCACATGCAGCAAAGCGTCCGCCTCTGTCACTTCTTCTAATGTGGCACGAAACGCATCCATCAAAGAAGGCGGCAATTCATGAATAAATCCAACGGTATCCGTTAACAACAGTTGCGTTGCTTCATGTGTTTCTGAATCGGTGAAATTTAATCGCCGAGTTGTTGGATCAAGTGTTGCAAAAAGCTGATCGGCTGTATAGACTTCAGCATTTGTTAAAGCATTGAGTAATGTAGATTTTCCTGCATTGGTATAGCCGACCACTGCGATCGAGGGAATTTCTTCGTGCTGTCGGCGCTGTCTCAGGCGCGCTCGATGCGCTTGGAGCTGATTCACCTCTTGCTGAAGTCGCGAAATTCGCCGCTGAATTGCGCGGCGTTCGGTTTCTAGCTTCGTTTCTCCAGGTCCTCTTGTACCGATCCCGCCTCCTAATCGAGACATCGCTTGTCCGCGTCCTGACAATCGCGGCAGCATATATTCAAGCTGAGCCAGTTCCACTTGAAGTTTTCCGGCTCCAGACTGTGCTCGTTGCGCGAAAATATCCAAGATGACTTCGGTACGATCGACAATTCGGATGCCAATCTGCATCTCTAAATTACGAACCTGAGCCGGGGAAAGATCACGATCGAACACAATCAAACTTGCCCCGACCGTTTGCGCTGCCAAAGTAATTTCTTGGACTTTTCCTTCTCCGACTACGGTTTGAGGATGCGGACGCGGGCGTTTCTGCTTCACCGTTTGCAGGACTTCGCCGCCTGCGGTTTCGACCAGTCTTGCCAGTTCCTCTAACTCGGTCTGAAACCGTTGCGCTGACTTATTATCCGTTTGTAATCCGACAATTAAGACCTGATCATGATCGCGATCGACTTGCTGAGCAATATACTCACGGCGAAATTCTTCTTCTAGCCCTTCAACCAACGCCAGAAAATCTTGCTCTGAAACCACGTCTAACCCTAGCGGCGGCGAGACTGTCCAACTCACCTCTGGATGCGGCACTAAATGCGCTAAGTAAGCCGCCTTCACATATCCGGTTGCACCACCACCTCGCCGCTCAAATCCGCCTCCCGTCAGCGTTAATGCTACATAGGTATCTAGTCGTTGCAATGCCATCACCGTCAGCATTGCGTCTCCCGGTGGATCTGACTTGAGTTGAGTCGCAATACAACGAATGCCACAGAGTCGCTCTGCACCATAACGCGGCAGTTCCAGCATTGGAATCTGAGTTTGGCGTAAAGTTCCAACCCCAACCCGAATCACTTGACCGCGACGATTCACATACGTACAAACGGGCTGATTGATTTCAGAACTAATGGCTGCGATCCGTTGAGCAAACTCGGCTGTAGTGATGCGATCGCCCGGTAAGCGCTGATGATACAGCCGTTGAAGCTGCTTGAGTTGACTGCTCTTTAGACCTTGGAGGTTTCCGTAGACGGTTTCGATAACTAAACTTTGCCAAACGCGACTTGATCTCATTCTAGATCGCAGAAGACAGTTGCAAGTTACAGTTTGTGAAATCGCAGACAAATTCTCGCTGCCCTAAACCGCCTGCGTCAACCTCGATCGCTTGAGTCAATCAATTTGACATCCATCTTACTTTTACCCGATCGCATTTCCTGATTCCATCAAAATCTGACGCACCTGATCATGCGTTAAAGTTGGGTTTGCGCTTAACATCAATGCAACTACACCCGACACATAAGGTGCTGCCAGAGATGTGCCCCACCAGCCCGATTGATAGCTATTTCCTGGCACTGTTGTTTCAATGTCTTGTCCAGGTGCAAGCACATAATTCATCTTTGGATTCGACCCCGATCGATTTGAAAAGGCAGTGAGTTGTCGATCGCGATCAACTGCTCCCACAGCAATCCCAAACTGTGTTGCATAGCTCGCTGGATTGCTCGGTTGAGAGGCTCCTTCATTTAATGCCGCAGTCACAGTTATCACATTGCGGCTAGCAGCATAGGCAATTGCCTCTCTGAGTTCTGCGGAATCTGTCCACCACAGCGACATATTAATCACACGTGCCCCATTATCCACGGCATAGCGAATCGCTCTTGCTAAGTTCCCATTCCAGTTATCTTGAGCATTCGTCACCCGCAGTGGCATTAACTTAGCACTGTAAGCAACTCCTGTGATACCAACATTGTTTTGAGCCGCAGCAATCACTCCACTTACCGCAGTTCCATGAACACTCGAAGGTGAAATATCGTTGTTGTTTAAGCTAAAGTTCCAGCCATTTACGTCATCAATAAAGCCATTGCGATCGTCATCAATGCCATTGTTAGGAATTTCACCTGGATTCGTCCAGATATTAGACTTGAGATCAGAATGAGTGATATCAATACCAGAATCAATCACAGCGATCGTAATTCCCTGCCCCGTATAGCCTCGCGCCCAAACTTCTGGAATATTCAGCATATCTATGCTCCAAGACGTTGCTGGAACTGAAGTCATAGGAGCTTGTTTCACAGCAGTAGCAACTGCGATCGCGGCATTCACAAGCCCATAACCAAAACTTGCACTATAGCTTGGGCTTGGAGCATAACTTTGCTCAAAGGATTGAATGCGGAAATTTCCGAAGTCTAGAAGTGTGACCGTCTGGAATTGAAGCTGATTGATGCCCCAGTAGCCGGCTGCACCTGTCGTTGATTGCTGCCATAAAATATCCGTTGTTCCATCTTGGTTGTAGTCACTTAAGCCTTTGATATCCCAAGAAAAATCAGGCGCGATCGACAAATTAGACTTCTTGCCGACGCTCATGCCATTAATTTGCCAGATCTGAACTTGTCCCGATTGCCCATTGCGCCAAAGCAGATCGAATTGTCGATCTCCATTAAAGTCACCGCTGCCTTCCAATGTCCAACCTGCAACAGAGTCGATGTAGAGACTGCGTTCTAAGGTTGTGCCATTCATCTGCCAGAACGCGTTTTCATGAGTTCGATCGTTGCGCCAAAACAGATCTAAATCGCCATCATTGTCATAGTCCTGAACATCTGCAATCTGCCATGCTAAGTCACTGATTGTTGTCGTAATTTGGCTCGATTCGAGAGACATGGCATTCAAGCGCCAGAATGCGACTTCTCCAGAACGCTGATTACGCCAAAGAATATCGCGATCGCGGTCGCCATCAAGGTCTCCAATTCGCTCAATCTGCCAGTTCAGGTCACTAACGGTGTAAAGATCGACGCGCTGTCCCTTGGTCAGAAAGTAGTAGCTTTGACGATCGCGCCAGAGTAAATCAGGATTGCCATCGCGATCGTAGTCATAGATATCAATGATTTGTGTATTGCGATCGAGAACGTAAGAAGCTCGATTGACCGCACGATTTTCCGCGATCGAGAACCAAGACAATTCATTGGAGTTTGCAGCAATCAGATCACTGGGATTCGCGATCGCACTCCAAGCAGGCTTGTCGAAAGACATAGTGACGAATTAAGGCAGGAACGACCTTCCCAGAGTTCCCGCTTCAATTCGTCAAATCTTTATAACACTGGTGATCCTAATCACCTAGCAACAGTTCACCCAGCTAGAGCGAATCGCGCCATCTTCACCGTAGTAAAACTCTTTTTTCCAAATCGGGGCGCGATGTTTCAGCGTATCGATCGCGTATTTACAAGCCTCAAATGCTTCCGTCCGATGCGGGCATCCAACGGCAATTAATACACTGATTTCCCCAATCTCTAATCGTCCAACGCGGTGATGAATCACGACATGAGTGACATCCTTCCAAGTTTGTCGAATCTCAGATGCAATTTCTTTGAAAACCGCGATCGCCATCGGTTCATATGCTTGATACTCCAGATGCAGCACTGAAAATCCATCAGTATTGTTCCGAACCATACCGCTCATCAGCACGATCGCGCCATTGGCTGCGTCATCTGCTTGGCTGTAGACTTCTTCGATCGAAAGCGGCGCGATCGTAATCGTGAAACGATCGCCGGGATGCGTGGGAACGGGCTTTGGCGGAGTCGATGAAATCATAGAAGAACGCAGCAAATCAATGTTTTCTCATTCTAAGCAATCGGTTCGTATACCATCTTCGGAACTAGCACCCCATCTTCTCGAACCTCCCCAATTCCTAAAAAGCGATCGCACTTCACCCGCACAATTCCTGCCGCAAGTCCCAAGGCAATTTTCTGTCCCTGACACCAGCGCCGCGCAATG is part of the Leptolyngbya boryana PCC 6306 genome and harbors:
- a CDS encoding WbuC family cupin fold metalloprotein, which gives rise to MTLPIKCLTQPLMDAIAEQARTSPRHRKNYNFHEHSDIVQRFLNVLQPETYVRPHRHVRPEGKSGFEFFLVLQGAIGILILDGSGEVIHTEKISATGTTRGVELGEGMFHTLIALEPDTVMFELKEGPYMPIEDKDFLQTFPLENTAEAQQWIQTWMQHFQ
- the dut gene encoding dUTP diphosphatase, with the protein product MQSAKVKLVKLVDSAKLPRYEHEDDSGLDLFALEEQDIPPGKTALIGTGIAIELPLGTEAQIRPRSGLALKHSITVLNTPGTVDAGYRGEIGVILINHGQESFKVLKHMKIAQMVIVPVIRAELEEVDRLSDTIRGAGGFGSTGV
- the hflX gene encoding GTPase HflX, with translation MRSSRVWQSLVIETVYGNLQGLKSSQLKQLQRLYHQRLPGDRITTAEFAQRIAAISSEINQPVCTYVNRRGQVIRVGVGTLRQTQIPMLELPRYGAERLCGIRCIATQLKSDPPGDAMLTVMALQRLDTYVALTLTGGGFERRGGGATGYVKAAYLAHLVPHPEVSWTVSPPLGLDVVSEQDFLALVEGLEEEFRREYIAQQVDRDHDQVLIVGLQTDNKSAQRFQTELEELARLVETAGGEVLQTVKQKRPRPHPQTVVGEGKVQEITLAAQTVGASLIVFDRDLSPAQVRNLEMQIGIRIVDRTEVILDIFAQRAQSGAGKLQVELAQLEYMLPRLSGRGQAMSRLGGGIGTRGPGETKLETERRAIQRRISRLQQEVNQLQAHRARLRQRRQHEEIPSIAVVGYTNAGKSTLLNALTNAEVYTADQLFATLDPTTRRLNFTDSETHEATQLLLTDTVGFIHELPPSLMDAFRATLEEVTEADALLHVVDLSHPAWQSQIRSVMHILGEMPITPGPALLAFNKIDQVDAEQLAIAREEFPQAAFISAHERLGLETLRQRLCQLVRYAMSS
- a CDS encoding S8 family serine peptidase, with product MSFDKPAWSAIANPSDLIAANSNELSWFSIAENRAVNRASYVLDRNTQIIDIYDYDRDGNPDLLWRDRQSYYFLTKGQRVDLYTVSDLNWQIERIGDLDGDRDRDILWRNQRSGEVAFWRLNAMSLESSQITTTISDLAWQIADVQDYDNDGDLDLFWRNDRTHENAFWQMNGTTLERSLYIDSVAGWTLEGSGDFNGDRQFDLLWRNGQSGQVQIWQINGMSVGKKSNLSIAPDFSWDIKGLSDYNQDGTTDILWQQSTTGAAGYWGINQLQFQTVTLLDFGNFRIQSFEQSYAPSPSYSASFGYGLVNAAIAVATAVKQAPMTSVPATSWSIDMLNIPEVWARGYTGQGITIAVIDSGIDITHSDLKSNIWTNPGEIPNNGIDDDRNGFIDDVNGWNFSLNNNDISPSSVHGTAVSGVIAAAQNNVGITGVAYSAKLMPLRVTNAQDNWNGNLARAIRYAVDNGARVINMSLWWTDSAELREAIAYAASRNVITVTAALNEGASQPSNPASYATQFGIAVGAVDRDRQLTAFSNRSGSNPKMNYVLAPGQDIETTVPGNSYQSGWWGTSLAAPYVSGVVALMLSANPTLTHDQVRQILMESGNAIG
- a CDS encoding molybdenum cofactor biosynthesis protein MoaE — translated: MISSTPPKPVPTHPGDRFTITIAPLSIEEVYSQADDAANGAIVLMSGMVRNNTDGFSVLHLEYQAYEPMAIAVFKEIASEIRQTWKDVTHVVIHHRVGRLEIGEISVLIAVGCPHRTEAFEACKYAIDTLKHRAPIWKKEFYYGEDGAIRSSWVNCC